From the Glycine max cultivar Williams 82 chromosome 11, Glycine_max_v4.0, whole genome shotgun sequence genome, the window AGTCCCTGTACCAAAAACCGTCCATTTTAGTCCCTTTACAAAACTATTAGGTAGAGAGACTAAAACAAACAGTTGCCGCAGGTATTAGGaccaaaacattaattaaaccttttaaattatttgacagTGACTCAAAATTATTGATAGTCTCAAATGcacgttaaattttttaacttggGATGCTCTTATGATGTATTCACACATTTCAGGTATTCAGATTCAGCAATAATTGCTGCTTGGGAGCTTTCAAGTTTGGCGTATAGATTAAGTGGCATATGCTGTAATCTCAGAAGACAGGTGGATCTGTGTCACAAAGAGCTAGGTTACTTTTCGGCTTCTTAATATTGCTTATAATGATAggtttattaatcaattctGATTTGTGCACTAACATCAGTTACTTATATAACAATGTTTCAGAGAGAAACTTGTATGACAGGCTGTTGGATCTTGCTCGTGAGGAGAACATTGATAATCAAAAGACTCtcactttattttttccttccaaGAATTACTTGCCATTGAAGGATTGCTCAACAGAAGTAAAGGTATTATGCTCTTTTGATTGTGCTGAGAAGTATTTTGCCTTTATATTTGGAAGAGATAGAACAAAAGGTATGTGTGTGGAATACACACAAAGATATTTCCTAACTGCAATCACTTACTTTTAGAAGGATTATTTTAGCAAATTATACTTTTTGGTgcgtttaaaaaaaataaaggttatAATTTGCTAATTGCTATACTGTTTCTAAAAAAAAGCAggtatatattaacaaattcacacacacatatatttgAAGAACAAATCTCTCAACATCATggataagaaacaaataaaacaatataagaGGAACATGAATCTAAAGGGTTCAGTTACTTTTAGACAAACATATCATTCAGGTTGAGAACCTTTCACATATCAATAAGAATATTATAAGAACTGCAAATGTAAACCatacaactataaataaatGATCAAGATTAAAAGTTAACTATTGATCATCTGATTATTTAAAAAGTCAAAACTTTTGCTTGTTTTCTAGAAGATAATTGCTCTAATTTTAGATTTGTTCAAATATTTCCAAGGATATGACTTGCTAATATATCTTTCTAGCCTAAGCAATCTTCTAATCTTAATCTTCTGTCGTCTACAGCTTCGTGGTTCTGAACTGAAAAATAAGACAGTTCTGTTGTTGATCTCAAAACCGCAGCTACTCAACCCGATAGATATATACTTACTGGTCCAGCAAACATGTGATCATCCTCTGAATGAGAGGTTGAGGGAGAGTTATAAGATTGTGTGGATTCCCCTTCCATCTTCTGATACATGGACTGAAGCTGAAGAaagtagttttaattttatgtccGATTCCTTGCCTTGGAATGCTGTTCGGAAACCAAGGTTACTTAGCTCAGCAGTGGTGAAGTACATAAGGGAACAATGGAACTACAAGGATGAGCCAATCATGGTAGCTCTAGATTCAAAAGGGAAGGTCACAAATTACAATGCTCTTGATATGATCAACATTTGGGGTGCACAAGCATACCCCTTTTCGGCTTCAAAAGAGGAAGAACTATGGCAAGACCAGAATTTGACAATGCAACTTTTGCTGGATGGCATCAATCCTCTCCTTGCTTACTGGGTATGAGTCTGATTCATATCATATTTTCATGCAGATTTTAACAGTTTAATTTCACGTAACATTACTGAATTTTACATTGTACTATGTACCAGGTTGAACAAGGCAAAAATATTTGCCTTTATGGGAGTGAAAACTTGGTTTGGATCCAACAATTCAATGATAAGATAACTGAGATCAAACGAGCAGGTCTGCAGCTGGAAACAATATATGTTGGTAATAGTCAATCAGGTGAAAATGTTAAGCAAATAATGGCAAGAGGTGGTGAAAAAAGTCTCAGTGATCCACTTTCCTTCACAAATGTGCAACACTTTTGGGTTCGATTGGAGACCATGAGAAGGTCTAAACTCAGACTAGGAAAGACACCAAGTTCTGATCATGTACTAGCTGAGTTGTCAACTTTGCTTGACATGGATGATAGAGAAGAAGGTTGGGCTGTGATTGGATGTGGGGGTTCAAGCTCAACTGATATTCTTAGGCTTCAAGGGATGCAGGTGATGGAATTCTTAAGGAAATGTTCAGAGTGGAGAGAAAATATAACCAATTTGGGATTGCATGGTGCTCTAAGAAACTTCCTAGACCCCCATTTTGTTGAAGGGAGTTGCAATCACTCATACTTTGTTTCCtctagagaaaatgaaagaccaAGTCAAGGAACTGTAATGTGTCAAGTGTGCAAGCGTCCCATGAAGAATTTTGTGGTGTACCAGCCATGAATAGGACAGACACAATAGTTGAGTTGAACTGTTTTTGTTACCATTACCACCAAGTTTGTCTCTTATTTTGAGTGTCAATCATTTGaatcggtttttgaaaattcTAATCAGAAACAAAACCAATTCTTTGGAGtgtcaatttgatttttattggaATCGATtttgtctctttcttttttatggtATTAGCtgagtaatttaatttttagagttGTATGAATGCTATATCCTAACGACCGAGACAAAATAGTACAATTTCACATTTTCACCTGTTAGATGTTACTATTGTGTTTGTTACATATAAAAAGCAATATCATATCCAGgtatatataactaattaaatacGCGTTACTTCGATAAGCAATGCAACTTGAAGTTAAAAAGTGAGtctttatctctttttattcttttttcaggTAAGACTTGAGAGAGAAGGCGAATTTCACAATTAAAAATCTCTCGAAAGTGTGTAATAAAAAGTGATACCAATCCAAATGCAACAAGTTAAAAAGAAAGTGATATCTCAAAAATACGTGATAGAGGAATAGGAtctagcttcttttttttatgctaGATCTAACTATTATTAAGAAACATTTTGTCCATTTCTACCAAATGCATGACCCAAGAAGTATTGATAATTTTGGAGTTGTTAGAAATATTCACTTATTAAGAAACATTGTCCTCCATTTGTTCTAAATGCATAACCCAAGAAGTGTTCATTACTTTAAActaatgtttttaatatatattttgggtACAAAActgtttatcttattttaacttGTATAATGCTTGGTTAGTACATTGGTGATATAGTGGAATATCAAATTGTAATCCAAATTCATATGCATATTTCATATTTGTACATATCACTTCAAGTTGAGTGACCATGTTGTAGCCTAATCTAGGAGTGTGATCCTTGTTCCATCACCTTCCCATTTTTAATCACAACTATGGAATCTACACTTTGTATTGTCGACAAACGGTGAGCTATAACTACACACATTCTTCCAACCATCATTTTCTCGAGTGCCTCTTGTACCAGATTCTCTGACACACTGTCAAGAGCACTTGTTGCCTCATCTAACAGAAGGATTGAAGGGTCCTTAAGCACTGCTCTAGCAATTGCTATCCTTTGCTTTTGCCCTCCTGACAGCTGCACTCCTCTTTCTCCACAGTAAGTGTCATAAACATCTTTCATCGAACTGCATCAAACATGTTGTGTCACTGAATGCAACTAGCTTTTCCATGCTCTTATGTAAGAGTGAGAGGAAAATACAAAAGGGTAAAATGCGTTTTAAGTCCTTTGAGATTTGGTTAAAATTGGTTTTAGttctactttttaaaaaaatggggaATGCGGTGGATTTGGTTTTTGTCTCTATACTTCATTTTGACTTAGCTAGGGACCAAATTCaccatatttaagaaaatatagggattaaaatcatcatttttaaaatgcggggactaaaatcaattttaaccgaTTCTCGATACTAGAAAGTGTACCTTATAAACTCATGAACATTTGAAAGACGTGCTGCCTTCCTTATTTCATCTTCTGATACATCCTTTTTACCATACATAATGTTGTCACGTATAGTTCCTGCAAAGAGGGTTGGCTCCTGACTCACCAAGGCAATATGTGATCTCAAACTTCTCAAGTTAAATTTTCTGATGTCACATTTGTCTATGGATATAGATCACTTCATAGGGTCATAAAATCTTTCAATTAAGCCAATGATGGTGGATTTTCCCGAACCGCTTTGTCCCACTAATGCAACTGTTTTGCCAGCTTCAATATCAAGACTGAGGCCCTTGAGAATCATTTGGTCTGGCCTTGCTGGGTATGAGAAAAAGACATCTCTCAGTTTTATATGGCCCTTCATAGAATTTTTGAACTTTCTATGTCTAGGATCTTCCGGTTCAATCTCACTTTTCCTATCCAGTATCGCAAATACTGAACTAATGGCTCTTCCACTTTTAGCTATAAATAATGAAGTACTAAGTGCGTGTGCGTGTTTGGTTTCACATTggagaattgattttaaatatattttcacatgttcaatttcacGTTGGAGAAAagttcaaaaatgatttttgatcCAGAATTGATTATAGGTTAAAGCAATTTAGAGTAATTTCTGCATTGGATctaaaattttgtattgaattttactcttaatttgaattttataataaaaacatctaaacataaatcatatcactttaaaaacaattataaccaaaattaattttgtcaacATTCATCCAAACGTTAAATAAGTATACCTTATCAGCTATGGTATCTTGGATTGTTTTGAGCATCTGAAGTTATGGTGGCAATAACTTGGAAAGTTGAGGAAGAATCAGTTTGCTTGTCGAAGTAACCAACTTCTTGCCTTAGGAATGATTTAAGATATTCAGTTCTCATGCGGGAAGTTTGTCTTTCTGCAGTTCTTGTCCAGCATACCCTTTCTGCAGGGCAGGACAAAtatcatgcatgcatgcattctCTTGAAATCAATATTGAACTCTTACTACATGAAAAGTAATTATTGTGCTAACTGAGCATATCTCAATTGGTTGAGGTGGGACATTAATTTAGGCAATTGTCAGTTCATTGTGTCAGGTCATGATATCCACTTGTCAATATatccaaagaaaaaatgaaaaaggtaataattactttagctggacaaggaatttttttttcatatagtaTTTACTTGcaccaagaaaaaaattattaatgatgtTACACATATCCATGATTAATCTGCTAGAGGAGACAGAAAAAAGGGTAGAGTTCAACGGCCCACGTTATCATTAACAATGGAAAGTTGAAAACCAAATATCCGAAATTTGCAGCAATAGTTTACCTATAAAGGAGGATAAAGCAACCCCAATAGCAACACCCAGCAGCCTTAGAGCGTACTGAAAGAATTATGAGCAGAACTTTTGTCAgatttttttaagcaaatgaaatttttggaatataaaaactatattttatagtaatttatattattgaatATCATCATAACTACTAATAGCAAGAAAAATAACGAAACCAtatgactttgaatttttgcatTTATTCTGTTTTCATTGTCTAGAACGaatgaatcaaataaatataattgaattggtaATACACATTAAATGAAACTTAACTTAAAGTGGAtggtacaaaataaaaaaatattgtaaattcactaaaaaaaatgtgtgtagaATGAATGGCTTCAGTGATGACCTCATCACGTCATGTACTAATTAATTACCTTGTCTATAACATGGTTTGGACAGATCCACCAGCATAATCATTTATCAAACTGCTAAGAGCAAGCATTGTCATAGGGGTTTGTAGGCCACCTCCAATGCAACCCAAAGTCCCAAAGAGTAATAGCAATTTGTCAAAACCATCTGCATAACGGAAAAATCCACCTTTGCTTCCCATATCCCAGCTGGGATTTCTTTGCCACAATATTCTTAACCTCTTGAACAccttatcataaatttataataggTAGCTTTTCTTTGCTCTTgttttaagttattataaatttctgcGTAGAGCTAATTTATTGTCATTTGCCAAATGCCAAATCCATGATTTTAACATTTGCCGGGCACTTGTTTGCTAATTGTGGATTTCTCTCAATTACTGTCCCTATATGagacaacattaattaattatagtttGATCAACAAGAAACTCTTTTtgcttttgttattttggtgtTACTTGTATAGGTTTGATCACAACGAACACATATAATGTCCAGACATGAACGACGAGGAAGATAAGTTAGAAAAGGAATCTACCCCAAATCATGATCATTGAACCAATCGAAGTGTAATTGAAAACTAGGACTATGTCATTGCCAAGATAGTGTGTTGTAGTGTTTGTTCGACACAATTTTTTATACTACTAGACTGAATGCAACATCAATGAAATTGACTCTTGAGTCTTGAGTTATacatttctttcattcttttcttcttcttcttattattattatttaacaaaaaaaatataataataatgagaatAAAAGTTCTCCATCTTTCGTTTATTCATTCTTGTTCCTTACCACCATTATGTTCtatttaatttgtatagaaGTTACTTTATATTacataaaccaaaaataagTACAAAATAACGAAGAGGTGCATGTATCTTTGGGACCAAGTTTCCAAACTCAATAACTAACCATAAAAAAGCTTGATATTAGTAATTACTCGTACTAAGCAACCACCTTTATCCTAACAAACCAATCATTTCACTTACAAGTAAAAATACGTTATACGTACGATTAAAAGATGTTTTGTTTAAAGTAGCTGTGCCGAGGTCGATGGTTTAGATAAGAAAATGTTACATGAACTAATAAACATACATTCTACTATATTTAACACTTAGAAAGAggtataaaaaagataaaaaaaaaggtataataaaatttataatgtgatagaaaaagagataaaagaaaataaaaattgttgaagagatatttaaaataataaagtgtatatgtatattttttttaaaatcaaagtatatatatatatatatatatatatatatatatatatatatatatatatatatcattatcctTTACATAAATAGCAACAAGATATATAAAGAGAAACAACTATCATATTGTTTCTTAACTTAAGTGTTCCCTTCAAGATAAAAAGTACACTGgacagtaaattaaaataatggaatATCTTTACATAAATAGCAACAAGCTAGATATATAGAGAGAAAGAACTATCATATTGTTCCTTAACTTAAGTGTTCCCTTCAAGATAAAAATTACAGTggacaaaaaataatagaatagacaataaaataaagttatcatattttttatgcatcaaataattaatcacacattcaccaaaaataataatcatacaCATAATAGAATAGTTATCCAATATAAAATCTTTACAACCAAATAAGTCCTCGGCAGCTGCAGaacagataaatatttttaaaacttgataaaaaaaataagagattaaATTAATACTTTATGAAATATACCACCATACCAAATCATTTTATCCAAGTTTTTacttaataaattatgttttattattttaacattacttataattataagcttatcatttttttatattttgttctcatttattataaatgaatgtagtgaattttattataaaaatgtgtAAAAAGGACAAATTAGgatatattttctattataattataagtttcaattttatgttatatttattatatattttaatgttaatttaataatttgtaccaataaaattaaaaaacaattctatctaactttttttagaataacttaaattgaattaaatgcttaaatttatttaaacttataatgtaatttaaatttaagactttataaaaaaatactcaaatatttcaacactaattttttttggataacaATTCAACACTAAAATTTAATGTGTTTAGATTATAGCCGAAAAGGTGAAGTTTAGTTGAACTCAACTTtgtaaatttcatttaaaagtaTGTGTTGTAATTTGAGTTATAAGATTTGTCTTAATGGTTGAAAGGAGAAGAGACAGAGAAAGATTATGGATTCAAATCTATTTCAtgaataaaaaactaataaactaacaacaaatatttgttataaaaaaatatttgaaactttttatgttgaatagaaaaaagagagggatggttttaaaagaaaaaaaaaatcttaaattaagtGAAAGTGAGATTCAACTCAaccataaaaaatgatttaccgaataaacaaatacaaattttcatgaaggatatatttaattgtctaaATACCAAACGAAGCACACCCTCGAAGGTTGATTTAAACTTCTATTGATTGAatgctaaataaataaataaaattactagTAAATCAAATAACATTGAGCAAATTGTACTCAACTAACGAGTTTTTCTTAAATTACATCTAACaacattcttttttcttcttacactgattttttttttttgtttgaaaaaattgttATGATACTTTTGTATATGTTACATTAATACATACAGTAACTACTACAAGGGAAATAATTGTAATAACTAAAGAATAAAAAGTATTTGCCTAATTATTCAAAATctcaaaaacaattaataatgtATAGTAATATATTCAATAACTTTTGGCAAGGAGCAAGGTACATAAAAGACAGGGCATCCGTACAAATGGTGTTTCCAAAGTAGTTTGGTGTTCAAGTATGTAAagctttaaattaaattaaacttaccATTTTTATCGATTTTCAAAAAGCAaggtatttatttattgaattggTCCAAGTGGCCAACCGTGTGACCTTGATTGCATCAAAAGTACATCCACGCATGGCTCAGCCACAGTTTCCACGGACCTTGTTCCATAGTCACTCCCTCCTCGCCATTAGTACTatcatacaaaattaattaaacaacacaCATTTAAAATCTTATACAGTACTGTatattttagtgtatttttaattaaaaataaatatttttcttaaattattttttattggaatttaattaaataaaacataaataattaagatttttttatatttaataaaaaaataagagaatttattgtttatatttaaaataggaGCAAGTATATATATTGAAGAATACTAGTGGttgtttaaaataacaataatggagtgatatttaaaaataaggatatattttctatcaaataaaCCCTACCATTTCTTATTAACAAAAATGtgtaaaatattgaaaatattacTCCTACAGTTATTTATTGCAGTTCCCATGGGAACGGATAAAGTCTCACTAGTTTGATTTGAtagttatgattattttttgatCTGTTGAtagttatgattattttaaagttttattaaaataagaatataatttttcttatgctagtttaaaaatatatattcagttTGGAactgtaatttttattaaattaaaagttattttacatagataaaaagttaataaataataataataataataattttataaaattaatcttatcgaGGAGATAAAATAgagtaatattaattttagattaaaaaattaaagtgatattaataaaatataataattaatattacattaaaaatcaaatataatatttattttagaatacttttttaaaaaatacaacatttattttaaaacttgagAATATTTGGTTatcttatataaatatgtatgaaagtaaaattttgtcaacaaatttaattttaaaaaagactaaatatcatttttagtttattatattatatatatttttattttattcatcaaattgtaaaagtttcattttaatcttttatatttttaatattttaatccttCCTTTCATTCTCTATTAATAACGTTAGTGTTGGATTAACATCATccgtattttaaataattaatttaaaataataacaaataaaaatcatctctaaatttgatttttaaaactataaatcaATGAGAAAATCGACATTTCCTCCAACCATTGTCGTTCTATCTTCGTGAATTTCATCCCGATTTCATCAATGAATCAACTCAACCTAGCATATGGTGTGAAACTTTTTCACCTTTCAGCACCCACTCACTTTCACttgaaagaacaaaaatatttcgtaagaataatttttttttaaaaaaaaatatatttttaaataagtgaaaaaaataaaataattaaattgtgaGTAAATAGTTGACGcaaagataatataaataatttttataccaaaatttaattagaaattaatatatatttttatcgatAAATGTTATTTGTTAAAAGTTAGTAAAAGAAATGGAaactacagttttttttttctcaaacatccaattcattttatatctctcataaaaataaaaattaatatgtatgataaatttattaatttttatgataatcattttaaaatttatatttattatgatttcttattgattgtgtaaaattttttatgttgatgatgcatagaaattactttttaattatcaatttaaaaatgtaatttttttaatacttttttgtttcttatttttattttataaataatatatttaatttaaaagaaaaacaaaatcaaaatcagaaaGTTCCCCTCCCGAATTTCATCGAAAATTGTgaggaaattattttttacccaATTCACCCAAAACTTGTTATTGCTTTGCTTGGCCACCGGCCAGCCAATCAGGTACTTGACTTAACTTATATCCATGAAGGACGATTTTTAAGGATAACGATTATTGTCAAACTATCCATTTCCGAAATCACATAATTACCactgtaaaattttatttatgtcttCAATCATATTCAAGCTataaaactataataaaaattgatagtTAAATTTTGATGGATTTTCCTCCTgcgttttctttctctttgattgctGCTAAGATCTAACACATG encodes:
- the SEOI gene encoding Protein SIEVE ELEMENT OCCLUSION C-like; protein product: MQHDILIKKLLLTHDPDGRRLDSETMLLAVGNIMFHTSTIIGAFNLYSASFQKNDITEIETIGCSEPGGFIITKIGKVLCRCSGEGDINSRIINLFDLIGKYSWDAKVVLVLAAFAVRYGEFWQLKQLYRGNALAALISNIKQLPNNLKPLKLQIKALSLLVKTMMDVAMCIIKFEYLPLQHVEPGNDIFLVRDTKSRIYEAAYWITRSCLACFSQVMDFTAKKHDQVYSDSAIIAAWELSSLAYRLSGICCNLRRQVDLCHKELERNLYDRLLDLAREENIDNQKTLTLFFPSKNYLPLKDCSTEVKLRGSELKNKTVLLLISKPQLLNPIDIYLLVQQTCDHPLNERLRESYKIVWIPLPSSDTWTEAEESSFNFMSDSLPWNAVRKPRLLSSAVVKYIREQWNYKDEPIMVALDSKGKVTNYNALDMINIWGAQAYPFSASKEEELWQDQNLTMQLLLDGINPLLAYWVEQGKNICLYGSENLVWIQQFNDKITEIKRAGLQLETIYVGNSQSGENVKQIMARGGEKSLSDPLSFTNVQHFWVRLETMRRSKLRLGKTPSSDHVLAELSTLLDMDDREEGWAVIGCGGSSSTDILRLQGMQVMEFLRKCSEWRENITNLGLHGALRNFLDPHFVEGSCNHSYFVSSRENERPSQGTVMCQVCKRPMKNFVVYQP